The genomic stretch GGACAGCTGGGGTTGGGGGCGAAGGTGACGGGCTTGGATCTGCCGGCGGAGGACGGCTCGGGTGACTCCGACCAGATCACGCTGACGCAACTGCACGCGACGTTCGCGGCGGTGGCCATCGACCGGCTGCGGCTGCGCGCCGAGGCGGGCGTCAGCCTGGCGCGCGCGCCGGACATCTCGTTCACGGGGTTGAGCCTCGGCACCTCGATGGAGGTCTGTCTGGGGGGGCCGTTCGACCTGGAGGCGCGCGTGCAGGTGACGCCGTTCCCGTATCGTCAACTCGATGCGTTGGCCGGCCTCGCGGTCAACGTCCGTCCTCTGGAGGTGCGCGCTGGCTACCGGGTGCTCGTCCTGGATGACCAGGGGCTCGTCGACGGTGTCCAGCACGTGGACCGCTTCCGCGGCCCGTACTTCGGTCTGGGCCTGGGATTCTGAGCCGCGTCGGGCTGTCACGCGCTTCACGCGCCATTGACGAATTGTCGCGTGAAGGCTGGAGGCGGCGCGCGCAAGCCCCTGGAATCCCGAGGTGGGGCTCCTGGAACGGCGGTTGAAATGGAGGGGGACGCCAGGAGGTCTCCGCCATGTCCCACTGCCGTCAGGTCGCGTCCTCGAAGTGCTTCGCCACCTTCACGTTCACCGAGCGCCGGGCGCTCGGCCAGCTTCGTCAGGAGGTCCTCGACTTCATCCTCGACTTCGGCAATCGCGTCCGGGCCTGTGGCGTGACGCACGTCACGGTGCTGGAGCGGGACCTGCCACGGGCACAGCGGGGCACTCTGCTGTCGCGGCAGGCGCGAGGGTGGATCGTCCTGGTGAGCGACGACGAGCGGCTCATCACCTGTTACCGGCGGGAGGACGCGAACCGCTTCATCCGACGCAAGCCCAAGCGCCGGGCCTTCGGCAAGCAGGCGCGTCGACCGGCACGGCACCAGCGTCCGCGTGAGTCGCGTGCCAGCACCTGGTAGCGCCTGGTCCGGTTCCCGGCGCGGCGAGGCTCCCCCTGTCGCGTCGTGACGCCAGGCCCCGGCCGACGACGCGTGTCTCCACGAGGGGCGGACCGAGGGACGGGCCTCGGTCTCGAGCGCCAGCGCGCCGGCTCCGGAGGACGGAGTCGTGCTCGGGGGACATTGACTCGGCGCCCGGCTTGGGGGACGGGTAGGCCATGGCGCAGCAGATGGTGTCCGTTCCGCGCGAAGCCGCGGGTGAGCGGTTGGACCGCTTCCTCTCCAAGCACGTTCCCGGCCTCTCGCTGGAGCGGGCACGGGCCCTCATCGACGCGGGCGCGGTCCGCATCCGCGGGAAGAAGTGTCAGCCGACGCGCAAGCTCTGGGGCGGGGAGGACATCGAGCTCGACCGTCCCGAGCCGCGGCAGCCCGCGCGTCCCGCGCCCACCGGTCCGGCGCTCCCCGTCCTCCATGACGACGCGGCGCTGGTCATCGTGGACAAGCCCGCGGGGCTGGTCGTCGAGCCGGAGGGGCGTGCCGCCTCGGTGGTGGACCTGCTCGCCGCGCAGCGGCCCCCGTTCGACGTGGAGGGACGGGCGCTCCCGGGCGTGGTGCACCGGCTGGATCGCGAGACGAGCGGGTGTCTGGCCTTCGCCAGGACCGACGTGGCCGCTGCCGCGCTGCTGCGCGCGTTCCAGGAGAAGCGCGTGGACAAGCGCTACCGCACCCTCGTGTTGGGCACGCCCCCCGCGCGCGGGAGGCTGGAGGGGCCCTACTCGCGTGACCCGAAGGACCCGCGCCGCTTCACCACGCGCGTGCCCTCCGCGCGCCGCGCCGCGCTCTCGTTCGAGGTGCTCGAACAACTGGGCGACGTGGCGTTGCTGGAGGTGGACCTGGACACGGGGCGCACGCACCAGATTCGCGTGCAGCTGTCCGAGGCGGGCTTCCCCGTGTTGGGGGATTCCCTCTACGGCTCCGAGCCGGCGCGCGCGCACCCCGCGGCGAGGACACTGGGGCGGCAGGCGCTCCACGCGGCGCGGTTGGAATTGCCAGGGATTGCCTCGGAGGGGCTGGTGCGGGTGGAGGCTCCACTGCCCGAGGACTTCCAGCGCGCGTTGACGCTGCTGCGAGGCTGACGCGCCCAGGCTCCACCGGCGGGCCCGGGCGCGAGCGGGACTACTTCGCGTCCACCACGAGGACCATCCAGCGGTCCGTGGAGTGGTCGATGCGCACGTTGGCGGCGCCCGCCTCCTGGAGCTGCTGGACGATGCCCTCGAGGAACGTCAGGTGCTCCTTGGGCGCGTCGACGAAGACGTTCTTCGGGCCGTTGCCCTTGGCCTTGGGCTTCTTGGCGGGCGAGGCGGCGGCGCTGGCGGCGTCGGGCGAGGCGGCGGCCTTGAGCTGGGCGGCGGCGTCATCGGCGACCGGCTCGGGGGCGCTCTCCGTCTCCACCTCGGGCTCCTCGGCCGGAGGCGCGGCGGTGGCGGCGGCCTCCTCGGCCTCGGCGCGCAGCTGGTTGAAGGTCTTCAGGTTGATGGTGGAGCCGAACTTGTTCTTGAAGGCGTCCAGCGCCTCCTTGCTGCTGATGTCCGGCTGCTGCCGGAAGAGGTTGAGCAGGAACGCGTGGCGCTCCTGGGTCTGCTCCTGCGAGGTCCTGGCCATGGTCGTCAAAGCTCCGCGTGAACCGTGGGGGAATGAAAGGCGGCGCACCCTAACCGAGCGACCAGGTGGAGGAAAGCCACCTGGGTGACCCGCCTCGCGTGCCATGCCCCGGTCCAGCGGGACTGGAAGCGAGCGCACGCCCCGTCCACCGTCGCCCGGACGAGGAGCCGGGCCTCATTCATGGCCGTGCGCACGATGAAGCGGCATGGAGACCGCTGAGACAGGGGCAGACAGGCGCGAAGGAGGGCACGGGTGGGTGGACGTCTCCGTGCCCCTGCGGGACGGCATGCTGCATTGGCCTGACAACCCCGAGATTCGGGTGACCCGCGCCCAGGACATGGCGCGAGGAGATGCCGCCAACGTCTCGCGGCTCTCGCTGGGGGCGCACACGGGCACGCACGTCGACGCGCCCATCCACTTCATCCCGGGGGCGGAGGGGGTGGACGCGCTGCCGCTGGAGGCGACCGTCGGCGTGGCGCGCGTCATCGCCATCCAGGACCCCCGGTCCATCCGCGTGGAGGAGCTGCGGCGCGCGGACCCACGGGCCGGGGAGCGCATCCTCTTCAAGACGGCCAACTCGTCTCGCGACTGGGCGCGCTCCGCGTTCCGCCCCGACTTCGTCTACCTCTCGCTCGAGGGAGCCCGCTACCTCGTGGAGCGCCGCGTGCGCGCCGTGGGCATCGACTACCTCTCCATCGGCAGCCCGGACGAGGGCGTGCCGATACACCACGCGCTGCTCGGCGCGGGCATCGTCATCATCGAGGGGCTCGACCTGTCCGCCATCGAGCCCGGGACGTATGACCTCGTCTGCCTGCCGTTGAGGCTCGAGCATGGGGACGGGGCGCCGGCACGCGCCCTCCTCCGCCGGCGGTGAGGCGGGGGCCGGCCCTCCGAGCGGCTCTCAGCCCTTCGTGGTCTTGCGCCTGCGATGCAGCAGGATGGCCGCGATTCCCGGAAGGAGGATGCCGCCTCCCAGCCAGGCCAGGCGCATGGGCAGGGGCATGCCCCTCCAGAAGTGCTTCGCCTGGAGTTGCTCCTGGACACGCGCGAAGTCCGGCTCCGGGCACTCCTGGCCGAAGGCCCAGGGCTCGGAGATGGTGGCGCCCGTCTTGACGTAGAGCGCGTACAGGCGCTGGCCGCGTACCGGGTCGCTGTTCCAGATGAAGCGCGCGGCGTGGCACAACATCATCGCGTAGGCCTGGCTGCGCGGCGGCAGCAACGCGGCGCCCCGCTGGGCCAGGTCCGCGGCCGTGGAGCGGTAATGGTAGCGGGTGGTGTGTGGAGGCGCGTGAGCTCCCGTGCGGCGCTGCTCGGGTGCCGCGAGCAGCGGCGCCGCCGCCACGGCCTCCCACGCGGCGCGGCCTCCGGGGCTCAGGGCCTCCTTCTGGTACTCCTCGGTGTCGCGCAGCTCCTCGTCGGTGTCGAACTCGTAGTTGCCGGCCACCCAGGCCCAGTCGGGGGTCACCTCGGTGCCCAGCAACTCCATGCCGTGACGCCGGGCGATGCGCGCCGCGCCATAGAGCGCCCGGGCCTTCTCCACCGGGTCGTCGGCGAGTCGTGATTGCGCCATCGCGTCGACGAACTGTCGCGCCTGCTCCTCCCACCGGGTCCCCCGGAAGTACTCCAGGGCCTGGGATTCCTGTCCGCCGCGCAGCAGCCGGCGGGCCAGCAGCAGGCGGAGCCGGGCGTTCATCCCCACGAGCTTGAAGCGACGCGGGTCCTCGGAGTCGAGGTCCTCGGACGGGGTGACCTCCTCGTTGCCGAACCGCATCCACCGCAGCTCGGGCTCACAGCGCTCCTGCTCTCCCGGGGGATGGGCGGCGATGAAGGACTCGAGCTCGCTCACGGTGAGCACGCGCTCCGCGACATAGGCCAGGTCCGGCCACGAGCAGCTCTCCAGCATGTGCTCCGCGGCGTCGGTGAAGTCCCCTCGCGTGAGCGCGAGCAGGCCGCGCTCTCCCTCCACGCGCCCGTGGGGACGACGCGGCTCCAGGTAGTCCTCGGTCCCGGGCCGCCAGTCCTCGGCTTCGGGCAGCTGCTTCGCGGCCTGCGCGAGGAGCACCTCCGCGGAGCCCCGGTCGCCCCTGCGCAGCGCGAGCTTCGCCTTCACCCAGGCCGACAGGGGCGTCTGCTCCTGGCCCGCGAAGCGCTCGGCCAGGTCGAAGCGCCCCGTGCGCCACGCCGCCGCTGCCAACCGGTCCGCGCCGGCGAGCGTGTCCCGCGCGGCGAGCAGGTCCAGCACGCGCGCGGGCCCTTCCCCCGAGGGGACCTCGCGCCAGTACCACTCCTGTCCGCGCGTCCACAGGTACATGGCCATCAAGCGCTGGCCCACCGCGTCCTCCAGGACCGCGCGGAGCCGGGCTTCGTTCCGGACGAGGTCCCGGGCGACGAGGAGCAGCGACGTCGCGCCCGAGGTGCTCCCGTGCGCCGCCTGCTCCGCGTACAGCTTGATGGCGCCCACGTCGTCGCCCCGGTGGAGCAGCACGCGGGCCTCCTCCCCGAGGCTCGCCACGGCGAGGCCCAGCGGGTCGTCGAAGCCTTCACGCGCCAGCTCGCGGGTCCGCGAGAAGCCGACGAACGCGTCCTGCTCGTTGCCGGCGCCCGCGTTGCGGCCCAGCATGAAGGCCGCGAAGGTGGAGAAGCGGCGGCGCTGCTCCGGCGGCAGCGAGAGCAGCTCCAGGAAGCGCGCTCGCGCCTCCAGGCCATCACCGCGCTCGAAGGCCTTCGCGCCCGCGGCGTACAGGGCCGTCTCCCGCTCCCCACCGCCCACGCGCGCGCCCTCGGGCTCCGCGCCCTCCGCCACGACGAACGTGTCGGTGGGCCTCGGGACCAGCCGCGCGGCCTCGACATAGAAGGAGCCATCCGGCATCTCGGCCAGGGCCCCCACGCGGTTGCCCACGAGGCTCGACGGGAAGTCGGGCCCGCAGGCCCGCGCGGAGCGCAGCGGCGCGAGAGGGGACAACAGGACCAGGGACGCGAGCAGACTACGGAGCCACAAGGGACACCTCGGTTCCCCGCACGAAGCCGATGACACGTCGCTCGCCCGCGCGCAGGTGGGGAGGCCTGGGCGCGACGAGTGAGCTCCCCCGCGGGGCGTAGCCGCCCACGCCGTCGAGGACCTCCAGTCTTCCGTTCAAGGTGAGGCGCGAGGGCGCGGTCGCGTCCACGCCGCCTGTGTTCTCGATGACGATGTCCAGCGCGCCGCCCCCCGCGTCCACCAGCCGCGAGCTCAGTCGGGGCGCCAGCGACTCGCCGCGCAGCACCGTGGCCAGCGTCGCGGGGCTCCAGGACTCCAGGTCGCCCGGATGTCCCAGCCGGAACCAGACGACGCCCGTGACGCCTGGGATGGGGCGCTCGCGCAGCGATGCCAGGAAGCGCGCCACGTCATGGGGCTCGGCGGTCAGGCGGCGCCCATCGCGCAGCGTCACCCGGTAGGTGGGCAGGGCCACCCGGAAGGGGCGCGGCGTCGCCTTCGCCCAGGACTCGAGGAAGCCTCGGGCCTGCTCGGGCGTGAAGAGGGTGGGCGCGCGCACCGCGTGGACCTGGACGACGACGTCGTCGGGGATGGCGGTCAACCGCGCCAGCACCGGGGAGGTGGCCCAGGTGGGCAGGGCGGTGATGGACAGGGCGAGGTCCCCGAGCGAAGCCTTCTCCCGTTCGAGCCAGTCCGCGTAGGCCGCGAGCGCGCTCGTCGCGCAGTCGTGGTCCAGCTCCACGCCACGGACGCGGACGCCGTGGGCCCGCCAGGACCGCGCGAGGCTCGTGACCTCCTGGAGGGAGACGCCGTCCAGGGGCGCCGTCCCCTCCACGCGCATCACGGCGACCACTTCGCGGCCCGCGCGGGCCAGCGCCGCGACATCCACCGCGACCTCCACGGGCACGCGCTCCGGACCGCTGCGCTCCCTCGCGAGCACGCGCAGCGCGGTCAGCTCCGAGGGCGCCTGGGGCAACGTCCTCGTCAGCTCCGGACTCCAGTCCCGCTGCCACACATAGGCCTCGTGGCGCAGGGGGGCTGGCGGCGTGCGCGTGCAGGCGAGGCCCACTCCGAGGAGGCACGCGAGGGCGCACGCGGTGAGCGCGGCGGAGGGTTTCCGGGACGGGAGGGAGCTGCTCATGACGCACTGGCGGGAACGCGCGGGACGAAGCTCGTGGAGCGTCGTTCCGATGGCGGATGCGCCCATGGTGCCACAGCTGGACGGGCGTGGCTGCCTCCCTCCCGCGCGCGAGCGGTCCGGCGGATGAGCGGTGGTGCTCGGCCCCCGGGAGTCCCTCCGCGAGCGGGTGGGATGGACCTGACGGGCAGGCGGCCTCCCGCCGTGGAGGCCCATCGCCCGAGGGCTGTCTCAGCGAGGAGGCGGGGGCGGCGCGCTGTGGTCGCAGTGCAGGAGCGACGGCGGGTCGAAGCAGGTGAGCTCGTCGTTGTTCTGCACGCACCTGCCTTGAGGGGTGCTCGCGCAGCGCACCTCCGTGCGCAGGGCCTTGCAGTCATACCCGCAGGCGATGGCCTCGGACGCGTCCAGACACGACGGCCTGGGCGTGTCACCGCCCCGCTCGTGGATGACGCTGTCGGGCGGGTCCCAGCAGACGAGTTGGTTGAAATGCGTGTCACACACGCCGTACTGCGTGCTGTTGCAACGCACCTCGCCGTTGAAGACGCGGCAGTTGAACCCGCACGCCACCTGTCCCCGGCTCTCCTTGCACTCGGGACGGCGGGAGACGCCACCGGGCGGGTGGTCGATGGCCACGCGGGGTGGGTCCCAACAGTACACGCGGCCCACGAGCACCTGACAGACCCCGTAGGGCGTCTGGGCGCAGGCGGTGTGCGGACCGATGGTCCTGCACTGGAACCCGCACACCGTGCGCCCGTTGGAGTCGACGCACTCGGGTCTGGGAGGTACGACCTCGACGACTGGCGGTGTCGAGGGTTGTGTCTGCTGTTGGGGTGGGGGTTGGCGGGCGGGAACGGGGGTGCTCGTCAAAAGCCACACGGCGATGAGGGAGAGCATGGTGCCCCCCCGACGAAACACGCCGCGATTTATTCACGCCAGGGCCGGGTTTCAGCGAGACCGGGGGCCGGAGTGGGGAGGCCGGCGGGCGCCGGGACCCCGGAAGCCCCCCTGCGGGGGCCTGGAGGGCGCGGGCTTCGGCTCGCGCGGAGCGTCATCGTCCTCGCGCTCGGCGCGCTGTCGTCGGGCGGCCTCCGCGGGGGTCTCCGCGGGCACCAGCGCGTGGGGGCCACGGCCGATGAGGTCCGCGCGGCCGGCGAGCTTCAGCGCCTCACGCGCCAGGGGCCACTGCTCGGGGTTCCAGTAGAGCAGCAGCGCCTTCTGGAGCCGCTTCTCCCGCAGGCCCTGCGCCGTGTAGACGGGCTCCATCTTCAGCGGGTCCATGCCCGAGTAATACATGGCGGTGGCCATGGCCATGGGCGTGGGGATGAAGTCCTGCACCTGGCGGGGGCGCTTGCCGTTCTGCTTCAACCACAGGGCCAGGTCCACCATGTCCTCCAGCGTGGAGCCGGGGTGGCCGCTGATGAAGTAGGGGATGTCGTACTGCTCCTTGCCGGCCTCCTCGCTGGCGCAGGCGAACATCCGTTGGAAGCGCTCGAAGCTCTCGATGCCGGGCTTCTTCATCTTCTCCAGCACGCGCGGCGACACGTGCTCGGGGGCCACCGACAGCTGCCCGCCGACGTGGTGCGCGGCCAGCTCCTTCACGTACTCGGGCGAGCGCTCCGCCAGGTCGTAGCGCACGCCGCTGGCGATGAAGACGTGCTTGACGCCCTCCTCCTCGCGCACCTCCCGCATGAGGCCGATGAGGGGGCCGTGGTCCGTCTGGAGGTTCTCGCAGACGCCCGGGTGGACGCAGGACAGCTTGCGGCACCGCTTCTCGATGTCCTCGCTCTTGCACTTGAGCTTGTACATGTTGGCGGTGGGGCCGCCCAGGTCGGTGATGGTGCCGCGGAAGTCGCCCATCCGGCGCAGGGCGCGCACCTCGCGCAGGACGCTCTCCGCGGAGCGGCTCTGGATGACGCGGCCCTCGTGCTCGGTAATGGAGCAGAAGGTGCAGCCGCCGAAGCAGCCGCGCATGAGGACGATGGAGTGCTTCACCGTCTCGTACGCGGGGATGCCCTCGTCCTGGTAGCGGGGGTGGGGGACGCGGTTGAAGGGCAGGTCGTACAGCTCGTCCATCGCCACCGTGCGCCCCGCGTTGGCGGGGTCCCCCACGCCGTCCTCCAGGGGCAGGGCGGGCGGGTTCATGAAGATGGCGCGGTTGCCGTGGCGCTGCGCGAGCGCGCGCGCGTTGCCCGGGTTGGTCTCCATCTGGAAGTCGCGGCTCATCACCGCGAAGGCCTGCTTGTCCGCGATGACGGCCTCGTAGGACGGGAGCACCACCGTCTTGCGGTCCGCGGCGCGGCGGGCCGGGTCGGCTTCGTGCGCGCGCATCTGCTCGTCGTTGATGAGGTACGCGGTGCCGCGCACGTCGCGGATGTCCTCGATGCGCTCGCCCCGGCGCATGCGGTCGGCGACCTCCATGATGGGGCGCTCGCCCATGCCGAAGACGAGCAGGTCGGCCTTGGCGTCGAAGAGGATGGAGCGGCGGACCTTGTCGCTCCAGTAGTCGTAGTGGGCGATGCGGCGCAGGCTCGCCTCGATGCCGCCGAGGATGATGGGCACCTCGGGGTACGCCTCGCGGCAGCGCTGCGCGTAGACGATGGTGGCGCGGTCCGGGCGGCAGTTGGTGCGGCCCCCGGGGCTGTACTGGTCCTCGGAGCGGTTCTTCTTCTGCGCCGTCAGCCGGTTGAGCATCGAATCGAGGTTGCCGGCGGCGACCCCGAAGAACAGGCGCGGAGGGCCCAGCGCCTTGAAGGGCTCGGCCGAGTGCCAGTCAGGCTGGGGGAGCAGCCCCACCTTGAAGCCCCGCCCCTCCAGGAATCGCGCGATGAGGACCGGGCCGAAGGCCGGGTGGTCCACGTACGCGTCGCCCGTCACGATGATGATGTCGCACTGCTCCCAACCCCGGGCCTGCATGTCGGCGCGGGTGATGGGCAGGAAGGGGTGGGCGTAGCGGGTCTGTGGGGCCATGACGATGGGGCGGGCTTGCGGGGGGCGTCTCTCCTAACCACCCTGTCTCGCCCGATGCAAACGGGGCGCAGGTCCGGTGTACACCGGTCCGGGGGCGGACTCCTACCTTCCCGGAGGGAAGGCGACAGGGCGGGCAAGCACCCCTGTCTCCTTCTGGCGGCCCGGGGTGCCCTCGGGGCGGACGCATTGACGTGGATCCATGCCTCCCCTACCTTCGCGCCCCCGCGCCCGGCGAGGGAGCGAAGGGACCCGGGCTCGCCGCCATGACGCACCGGACGCACAACGAGGTCTCCGACGGGCGCGCTCCGCCCCCGGAGGCGGCCTCCGTCCGGGAGCTTCACGTCGAGTACGACGACGCCCCTCCCGCCGCGCCCCCCGCGCGCGACCGGCAGGCTTCCGTCTCCCCGGACGACCTGCCCCCCAGGGACGCCTCCGAGGACCTCCCCCGCTCGCCCAATCCGCTGCTGGCGCTGGCCCGCGCGGGTGGAAGGCCCTCCCGGTCCCCGGGCGTGGTGGCCGCGACGGCGGAGCGGGGGAGCGCCGCGTCGGGGGACGAGGCGCCCGCGCGGGACGTGGCGCAGACCTCGGATGTCACCACCGCCCAGCGCGAGGTCATGCAGGCGGCGGTGGCGACGGGGAAGCGGCGCGAGGCGTGGACGGCGCCCGCGTACCTCCCCGAGGACCTGCGCGAAGCGCTCGTCGCCGAGCGCAGCCAGTATCGCGCGAAGCTGCTCCAGGATGTGCGGCAGGTCAGCCTCCAGGGCCCCGGCGTGCTCTCGCTCGTCCCCGTCCCCGCGGCGGACCCGGACTGGTCCGGCGGCTCGCTCCTGGGCTTCCTCGGCGAGGAGTGTGTCTTCGGGGGCGACGTCGTCCACCTCGACTTCGAATCGGGCCGTGTCTTCGCCGCCCCCGAGCATGGCGACGACGTGGACCGCCGCGCCCTGTCCGCCGAGCGCTGGTGCTACCGGCCCTATGACTTCGCGGAGGCGCTCTGCGCCGCGGCCTCGGCCTACGAGGAGCGCCAACC from Myxococcus stipitatus encodes the following:
- a CDS encoding RluA family pseudouridine synthase, which codes for MAQQMVSVPREAAGERLDRFLSKHVPGLSLERARALIDAGAVRIRGKKCQPTRKLWGGEDIELDRPEPRQPARPAPTGPALPVLHDDAALVIVDKPAGLVVEPEGRAASVVDLLAAQRPPFDVEGRALPGVVHRLDRETSGCLAFARTDVAAAALLRAFQEKRVDKRYRTLVLGTPPARGRLEGPYSRDPKDPRRFTTRVPSARRAALSFEVLEQLGDVALLEVDLDTGRTHQIRVQLSEAGFPVLGDSLYGSEPARAHPAARTLGRQALHAARLELPGIASEGLVRVEAPLPEDFQRALTLLRG
- a CDS encoding cyclase family protein — its product is MDVSVPLRDGMLHWPDNPEIRVTRAQDMARGDAANVSRLSLGAHTGTHVDAPIHFIPGAEGVDALPLEATVGVARVIAIQDPRSIRVEELRRADPRAGERILFKTANSSRDWARSAFRPDFVYLSLEGARYLVERRVRAVGIDYLSIGSPDEGVPIHHALLGAGIVIIEGLDLSAIEPGTYDLVCLPLRLEHGDGAPARALLRRR
- a CDS encoding DUF3142 domain-containing protein; amino-acid sequence: MSSSLPSRKPSAALTACALACLLGVGLACTRTPPAPLRHEAYVWQRDWSPELTRTLPQAPSELTALRVLARERSGPERVPVEVAVDVAALARAGREVVAVMRVEGTAPLDGVSLQEVTSLARSWRAHGVRVRGVELDHDCATSALAAYADWLEREKASLGDLALSITALPTWATSPVLARLTAIPDDVVVQVHAVRAPTLFTPEQARGFLESWAKATPRPFRVALPTYRVTLRDGRRLTAEPHDVARFLASLRERPIPGVTGVVWFRLGHPGDLESWSPATLATVLRGESLAPRLSSRLVDAGGGALDIVIENTGGVDATAPSRLTLNGRLEVLDGVGGYAPRGSSLVAPRPPHLRAGERRVIGFVRGTEVSLVAP
- a CDS encoding YgiQ family radical SAM protein; the protein is MAPQTRYAHPFLPITRADMQARGWEQCDIIIVTGDAYVDHPAFGPVLIARFLEGRGFKVGLLPQPDWHSAEPFKALGPPRLFFGVAAGNLDSMLNRLTAQKKNRSEDQYSPGGRTNCRPDRATIVYAQRCREAYPEVPIILGGIEASLRRIAHYDYWSDKVRRSILFDAKADLLVFGMGERPIMEVADRMRRGERIEDIRDVRGTAYLINDEQMRAHEADPARRAADRKTVVLPSYEAVIADKQAFAVMSRDFQMETNPGNARALAQRHGNRAIFMNPPALPLEDGVGDPANAGRTVAMDELYDLPFNRVPHPRYQDEGIPAYETVKHSIVLMRGCFGGCTFCSITEHEGRVIQSRSAESVLREVRALRRMGDFRGTITDLGGPTANMYKLKCKSEDIEKRCRKLSCVHPGVCENLQTDHGPLIGLMREVREEEGVKHVFIASGVRYDLAERSPEYVKELAAHHVGGQLSVAPEHVSPRVLEKMKKPGIESFERFQRMFACASEEAGKEQYDIPYFISGHPGSTLEDMVDLALWLKQNGKRPRQVQDFIPTPMAMATAMYYSGMDPLKMEPVYTAQGLREKRLQKALLLYWNPEQWPLAREALKLAGRADLIGRGPHALVPAETPAEAARRQRAEREDDDAPREPKPAPSRPPQGGFRGPGARRPPHSGPRSR